The following proteins are encoded in a genomic region of Amycolatopsis sulphurea:
- a CDS encoding quinone-dependent dihydroorotate dehydrogenase: MLFDRIVRPSLYRLAYHDPELVHERTVGLLSRFGGALGPAGRVYRTDDPVTVLGLRFPNRVGLAAGMDKNGRALAAWPALGFGFVEVGTVTRHPQPGNPRPRLFSLPASDAVLNRMGFNNDGAGALAARLAAHGKPPVPLGISIGKSKVTPLDEAVEDYRWSLRALHPYADYFAINVSSPNTPGLRALQDKTALAGLLAELRATGDELGGDTPLLVKVAPDLTDDALAELLEVCLEHGVAGIIATNTTLARTGIAPAEAALAAEAGGLSGRPLTARSAAVVRFVHEQTGGRLPIIGVGGILGPDDARRMLDAGASLVQLYTGFALHGPGLVRRVSRGIAGRPG, translated from the coding sequence GTGCTCTTCGACCGGATCGTGCGCCCTTCGTTGTACCGGCTCGCCTATCACGACCCCGAACTCGTGCACGAGCGCACGGTCGGGCTGCTGAGCCGGTTCGGGGGTGCGCTCGGGCCGGCCGGGCGGGTCTACCGCACGGACGATCCGGTGACCGTGCTCGGGCTGCGGTTCCCCAACCGGGTCGGGCTCGCGGCGGGGATGGACAAGAACGGGCGGGCGCTGGCCGCCTGGCCCGCGCTCGGGTTCGGGTTCGTCGAGGTCGGCACGGTCACCCGGCATCCGCAGCCGGGCAACCCGCGGCCGCGGCTGTTCAGCCTGCCCGCCAGCGACGCGGTGCTGAACCGGATGGGCTTCAACAACGACGGCGCCGGTGCGCTGGCCGCGCGGCTGGCCGCGCACGGGAAACCCCCGGTGCCGCTGGGGATCAGCATCGGCAAGTCGAAGGTCACGCCGCTGGACGAGGCCGTCGAAGACTACCGGTGGTCGCTGCGTGCGCTGCATCCCTACGCCGACTACTTCGCGATCAACGTCAGCTCCCCCAACACCCCAGGGCTCCGCGCGCTGCAGGACAAGACCGCCCTCGCCGGACTGCTCGCCGAACTCCGCGCGACCGGCGACGAGCTGGGCGGCGACACACCGCTGCTGGTGAAGGTCGCGCCTGACCTCACCGACGACGCGCTCGCCGAGCTGCTCGAAGTCTGCCTCGAACACGGCGTGGCCGGCATCATCGCGACGAACACCACACTCGCCCGCACCGGGATCGCCCCGGCCGAGGCCGCGCTGGCCGCCGAGGCGGGCGGACTGTCCGGCCGCCCGCTCACCGCACGTTCGGCGGCGGTGGTGCGCTTCGTGCACGAACAGACCGGCGGACGCCTGCCGATCATCGGCGTCGGCGGAATCCTCGGCCCGGACGACGCCCGCCGCATGCTCGACGCGGGCGCGAGCCTCGTGCAGCTCTACACCGGGTTCGCCCTGCACGGGCCGGGCCTGGTCCGCCGCGTCAGCCGGGGCATCGCGGGACGGCCGGGCTGA
- a CDS encoding Fpg/Nei family DNA glycosylase produces MPEGDTVFLTGKLLDRALAGKTLVRGEFRHPALATADVSGRQVLGVRTVGKHLFTRFSGDLSLHSHLRMDGSWRIHPVGAKWPMPAHHARVVLRTADVEAVGFRLHDLALLPTEEEAGLVAHLGPDLLDPQWTDEHAGTATANLTARPDRELGDALLDQRVLAGVGNLYKTEICFLLGVSPWTPVSEVDSARAVALARKLLLANAWRHEQITTGDPHRGRRTWVYERTRQGCFRCGGAVLVRTQGAGEYQRPAWFCPRCQPGPAPS; encoded by the coding sequence GTGCCCGAGGGCGACACGGTCTTCCTCACCGGGAAGCTGCTCGACCGCGCACTGGCCGGGAAAACCTTGGTGCGCGGCGAATTCCGGCATCCCGCGCTGGCCACCGCGGACGTCAGCGGGCGCCAGGTGCTCGGGGTCCGGACGGTCGGCAAGCATCTGTTCACCCGGTTTTCCGGCGACCTCAGCCTGCACAGTCACCTGCGGATGGACGGCAGCTGGCGGATCCACCCCGTGGGCGCGAAGTGGCCGATGCCCGCGCACCACGCCCGGGTGGTACTGCGGACCGCCGACGTGGAGGCCGTCGGTTTCCGGCTGCACGACCTGGCCTTGCTGCCCACCGAAGAGGAGGCCGGACTCGTCGCGCACCTCGGACCGGACCTGCTCGATCCACAGTGGACGGACGAGCACGCCGGAACCGCCACGGCGAACCTGACCGCCCGGCCGGACCGGGAACTCGGCGACGCCCTGCTGGACCAGCGGGTGCTGGCCGGAGTGGGGAACCTGTACAAGACCGAGATCTGCTTCCTGCTCGGCGTCTCCCCCTGGACACCGGTGTCCGAAGTGGACTCCGCGCGGGCGGTGGCGCTGGCGAGGAAGCTGCTGCTGGCCAACGCCTGGCGGCACGAGCAGATCACCACCGGCGATCCACACCGCGGCAGGCGCACCTGGGTGTACGAACGCACCCGGCAGGGCTGTTTCCGCTGCGGCGGCGCGGTCCTGGTGCGCACCCAGGGCGCCGGGGAGTATCAGCGGCCCGCCTGGTTCTGCCCGCGCTGCCAGCCCGGACCGGCGCCGTCGTGA
- a CDS encoding ParA family protein, with protein MHTVAVLSLKGGVGKTTVALGIASAALRRGTHALVADLDPQGNATTSLDPPYTDATLADVLETPTRVVLERAIAPSVWSDQIDVLVGAEELEQLNEPDADERRLENLSRALDELHQNPLREEPYELVVVDCPPSLGRLTKSALVAADSAVIVTEPTMYAVAGAQRALEAIERIKQEQNPSLRPLGVLVNKLRVRSYEHQFRVAELRENFGSLVMPTAIPDRLAVQQAQGACSPIHEWHSPGAQEIALTFNMVLAKILRSSRAGRHRVAGEEDAPAEVSENAG; from the coding sequence GTGCACACGGTCGCGGTTCTCAGCCTCAAGGGCGGTGTCGGCAAAACGACGGTAGCGCTCGGTATCGCCTCGGCCGCTCTCCGTAGGGGTACCCACGCCCTCGTCGCCGACCTCGATCCACAGGGCAACGCCACCACCTCGCTCGATCCGCCGTACACCGACGCGACGCTCGCCGACGTGCTGGAGACCCCCACACGCGTCGTCCTCGAACGAGCCATCGCGCCCAGCGTGTGGAGCGATCAGATCGACGTACTCGTCGGCGCGGAGGAGCTGGAGCAGCTCAACGAGCCCGACGCGGACGAGCGGCGCCTGGAGAATCTGTCGCGCGCGCTCGACGAGCTTCACCAGAACCCGCTTCGCGAAGAGCCGTACGAGCTGGTGGTCGTCGACTGCCCACCGTCGCTCGGCAGGCTCACGAAGTCCGCGCTGGTGGCCGCTGACAGCGCGGTGATCGTCACCGAGCCCACCATGTACGCGGTGGCCGGCGCGCAGCGTGCCCTGGAAGCGATCGAGCGGATCAAGCAGGAACAGAACCCCTCGCTGCGTCCGCTGGGAGTGCTGGTGAACAAGCTGCGCGTACGCTCGTACGAGCATCAGTTCCGGGTGGCCGAGCTGCGGGAGAACTTCGGGTCGCTGGTGATGCCCACTGCGATCCCGGACCGGCTGGCCGTGCAGCAGGCGCAGGGCGCGTGCAGCCCGATCCACGAGTGGCACTCCCCTGGCGCCCAGGAGATCGCCCTGACGTTCAACATGGTGCTGGCGAAGATCCTCCGCTCGTCCCGCGCCGGACGGCACCGCGTCGCCGGCGAAGAGGACGCTCCCGCGGAAGTGTCCGAGAACGCGGGCTGA
- a CDS encoding methyltransferase domain-containing protein: MNTDIVAARGSGAVRRALEAELRAARARGVEQPVVVDVGGGSGGWAVPFASAGCLVTVVEPNPNARATLLRRAVEEGVAQRITVVADDSDALDAHVPAGSADLVLAHGLLEVVDDPRVVLAALAAAVAQGGAVSVLVANRNAAVLHRALTGRVADAHRLLTDADGVVPGERDMVLRRYDSAGLTDALVAAGLEVTLLQGDRVIADIVPGEVREEELADFELAAAAIPALRDVAGRLHAIARRS; encoded by the coding sequence ATGAACACGGACATCGTGGCTGCCCGGGGCTCGGGTGCTGTTCGCCGCGCGCTCGAAGCGGAGCTGCGCGCGGCCCGCGCGCGCGGTGTGGAGCAGCCGGTCGTCGTCGATGTCGGCGGCGGGAGTGGCGGCTGGGCGGTGCCCTTCGCTTCGGCAGGATGCTTGGTCACTGTCGTCGAGCCGAATCCCAACGCGCGTGCGACGCTGCTTCGCCGGGCTGTGGAAGAGGGCGTCGCACAGCGGATCACCGTTGTCGCGGACGACTCCGACGCGCTGGATGCGCACGTACCCGCGGGCTCTGCGGACCTGGTGCTCGCCCACGGCCTCCTCGAAGTCGTGGACGACCCTCGCGTTGTCCTGGCCGCTCTCGCCGCTGCTGTCGCCCAGGGTGGGGCAGTGTCGGTGCTGGTCGCCAACCGCAATGCGGCTGTGCTGCACCGCGCGCTCACGGGCCGGGTCGCCGACGCGCATCGGCTTCTCACGGACGCCGACGGCGTTGTGCCGGGGGAGCGGGACATGGTGCTGCGCCGCTACGACAGCGCGGGCCTCACCGACGCGCTCGTCGCCGCGGGCCTGGAAGTCACGCTGTTGCAAGGCGACCGGGTCATCGCCGACATCGTGCCCGGCGAGGTGCGGGAAGAGGAACTCGCGGACTTCGAACTGGCTGCGGCCGCGATCCCGGCCCTGCGCGACGTCGCCGGGCGGTTGCACGCGATCGCCCGCCGGAGCTGA
- the dinB gene encoding DNA polymerase IV — MARYRVAAGAPAPDDAGCVILHVDMDAFFVSCELRTRPELVDRPVVVSGGGPRSVVAAASYPARRYGVRSAMPFATAKRLCPQLVCLQPTPGLYREVSDGVLGIFRELTPLVEPLSLDEAFLDVGGALRRLGSTPARLGARIRERVQAEHGITCSVGVAKVKFVAKLASGMAKPDGMVVVPAAETLSFLHPLPVSALWGVGKRTEEVVRRHGWATVADIAAAPPARLRRALGRAAGEHLWALANGHDDRAVVPETAEKSIGAEHTFEVDVADRAELAVELLRLSERVGAALRSRALRGRTVSIKVRFADFQTITRARTLPVATDVAREIHHTAVDLLTEHAPTGPVRLIGVRLEALETDADGQQLSFASPEPRWRDAELAADVARSRFGTSAIRPASLLSPTSPRSPMSPLPSRSLGPSRLPGEGAVGTPPARGTSSG; from the coding sequence ATGGCCCGCTACCGCGTCGCTGCGGGTGCGCCCGCGCCGGACGACGCCGGATGCGTGATCCTGCACGTGGACATGGACGCGTTCTTCGTGTCCTGTGAGCTGCGGACCCGGCCGGAGCTGGTGGACCGGCCGGTGGTGGTGTCCGGTGGCGGGCCGCGCTCGGTGGTGGCCGCGGCGAGCTATCCGGCGCGGCGGTACGGGGTGCGCTCGGCCATGCCGTTCGCCACCGCGAAACGCCTGTGCCCGCAGCTGGTCTGCCTCCAGCCGACGCCCGGGTTGTACCGCGAGGTCTCGGACGGGGTGCTGGGGATCTTCCGGGAACTGACGCCGCTCGTCGAGCCGCTGAGCTTGGACGAGGCTTTCCTGGACGTCGGCGGGGCATTGCGGCGGCTCGGGTCGACCCCGGCGCGGCTCGGTGCGCGGATCCGGGAGCGGGTGCAGGCCGAGCACGGGATCACCTGCTCGGTCGGGGTGGCGAAGGTGAAATTCGTGGCCAAACTCGCGTCCGGCATGGCCAAACCGGACGGGATGGTGGTGGTCCCGGCGGCCGAGACGCTGTCGTTCCTGCACCCGCTGCCGGTGTCGGCGCTGTGGGGCGTGGGCAAGCGGACCGAGGAGGTGGTGCGGCGGCACGGCTGGGCCACCGTCGCGGACATCGCGGCGGCCCCGCCCGCCCGGCTGCGGCGCGCACTGGGCCGTGCCGCCGGCGAACACCTGTGGGCGCTGGCCAATGGGCACGATGATCGAGCCGTGGTCCCGGAAACGGCGGAGAAGTCGATCGGCGCGGAGCACACTTTCGAGGTCGACGTCGCCGACCGCGCCGAGCTGGCGGTGGAACTCTTGCGGCTGTCCGAGCGGGTCGGTGCCGCGCTGCGTTCCCGTGCCCTGCGCGGGCGGACGGTGTCGATCAAGGTCCGCTTCGCCGACTTCCAGACCATCACCCGCGCCCGCACCCTGCCTGTCGCCACCGACGTCGCCCGCGAGATTCACCACACCGCCGTCGACCTGCTGACCGAGCATGCCCCCACCGGTCCGGTTCGCCTGATCGGCGTCCGCCTGGAAGCCCTGGAAACCGACGCCGACGGCCAGCAGCTGTCCTTCGCCTCCCCCGAGCCCCGCTGGCGCGACGCGGAATTGGCCGCCGACGTGGCCCGCTCGCGCTTCGGCACCTCGGCGATCCGGCCCGCCTCGCTGCTGTCCCCGACGTCGCCGAGGTCCCCGATGTCGCCGTTGCCGTCGAGATCGCTGGGGCCGTCGAGGTTGCCGGGGGAGGGTGCGGTCGGGACACCACCTGCTCGTGGGACCTCGTCCGGGTGA
- a CDS encoding DUF3040 domain-containing protein gives MPLSEHEQRLLDQIERELYAEDPKFASTVRGTRLRRPARRRRVQGIALFVVGVALLVLGVVLPVLRVADIPVVSVLGFLVMFFGVMLAVTSLRHGESSGKNAPSGGGGGSGGKQPSRKSSFTQRMEERFRQRFEEQ, from the coding sequence ATGCCACTCTCCGAGCATGAGCAGCGGCTGCTCGACCAGATCGAGCGCGAGCTCTATGCCGAGGACCCCAAGTTCGCATCCACGGTGCGTGGCACCCGGTTGCGCCGTCCCGCGCGCCGTCGGCGCGTCCAGGGAATAGCCCTCTTCGTCGTGGGGGTTGCGCTGCTGGTGCTCGGTGTGGTGCTGCCCGTGCTGCGGGTCGCCGACATCCCGGTGGTCAGCGTGCTCGGGTTCCTCGTGATGTTCTTCGGAGTCATGTTGGCCGTCACGTCGCTGCGCCACGGCGAGAGCAGCGGCAAGAACGCACCGAGCGGCGGGGGCGGGGGCAGCGGTGGGAAGCAGCCGAGCCGCAAGAGTTCGTTCACCCAGCGCATGGAGGAACGGTTCCGCCAGCGCTTCGAGGAGCAATAG
- a CDS encoding transglutaminaseTgpA domain-containing protein, with product MTTTSPPPPAAPPIPHTPVPRAPEPPAAWKGSLLPPIAAGVATLCAATSLTSMVAGWAWFGYLVVAVVLVAATGLALRSLRAPTVVTGLGQLLVLLFLITGAFTTQGVLTIFPGPTAFAELQATLAASAEQIRTGLPPIDGTQPILCLITIAIGLVAVLVDTLAVAASAPAATGLVLLCVYAVPAALSEEMLPWWTFVLGAVAFAGLLVLDGNHRHRSWRNRESPGSAGRALQAPVAVVAAAVVLGMLGGGVGWVGTVGKIPFGSGPGTGDGTGGFGIAPFTQLRGLLDQGANSELFQVRGLGSDRRLMRAFTLDSYAANKGWGLRSGGQAQTGVAANSTLPAAPGDDGTGTSRQIQIQPTSWVDNWLPIYGAPRALRGVPPQWLYDRISGAVFTTKSEPAPTYVETASLKQPTADELREAAPKSDEVPAFYSEIRGVDKRVISKTDQLIAGKTNNFDRATALWQFFSPQNGFVYDTKTADATDSDALADFILNGKRGYCEQYASAMAVMLRVAHIPARVAIGFTPGVQKGDYQSIGSQDAHAWVEAYFGDQGWVTFDPTPLADGRGIVPPYLQQNNQGQQQPNATDDLPTTSRSAGPSSGASPDQRQNQAAPASPVNNGSPDGWLAWLALALAVIGGAAVVTSYLLRRRPEPAGGTVSGLPPPPGDLLAAAPAPPRVAVLWLPPAAGVLFVAAIGFLAGLVAWWFALLVVLVLGAVGGPAAMRDLFRRRRLQTIATHAPDSADAAWRELKAECADRGMPIPGSDTVRVAGGKIADRNHLDDEGREDLRVVLGAVERSWYSNTSEPEPTLAPAFERLRAGLRRTAPLSLRGRLFPRSVLRRDR from the coding sequence ATGACCACCACCTCGCCCCCTCCCCCCGCGGCGCCGCCGATTCCGCACACGCCCGTCCCCCGGGCGCCGGAACCGCCTGCCGCGTGGAAAGGCAGTCTGCTCCCGCCGATCGCGGCCGGGGTCGCCACGCTCTGCGCGGCCACGTCCCTGACCAGCATGGTCGCCGGGTGGGCGTGGTTCGGCTACCTGGTCGTCGCGGTGGTGCTGGTCGCGGCCACCGGGCTGGCGCTGCGGTCGCTGCGCGCGCCGACCGTGGTGACCGGGCTCGGGCAGCTGCTGGTCCTGCTGTTCCTGATCACCGGGGCGTTCACCACGCAGGGCGTGCTCACGATCTTCCCCGGGCCGACCGCGTTCGCCGAATTGCAGGCCACGCTCGCGGCCTCGGCCGAGCAGATCCGCACCGGGCTGCCGCCGATCGACGGCACCCAGCCGATCCTCTGCCTGATCACCATCGCGATCGGGCTGGTCGCAGTCCTCGTCGACACGCTCGCGGTCGCCGCTTCCGCACCGGCGGCCACCGGGCTCGTCCTGCTGTGCGTGTACGCCGTGCCGGCCGCGCTGTCCGAGGAAATGCTGCCCTGGTGGACGTTCGTGCTCGGCGCGGTGGCCTTCGCCGGATTGCTCGTGCTCGACGGCAACCACCGCCATCGCAGCTGGCGCAACCGCGAATCACCCGGTTCCGCCGGGCGCGCGTTGCAGGCGCCGGTGGCGGTGGTCGCCGCAGCCGTGGTGCTCGGCATGCTCGGCGGCGGGGTCGGCTGGGTCGGCACGGTCGGCAAGATCCCGTTCGGCTCCGGGCCCGGCACTGGTGACGGCACCGGCGGATTCGGCATCGCGCCGTTCACCCAGCTGCGCGGGCTGCTCGACCAAGGCGCGAACAGCGAGCTGTTCCAGGTCCGCGGCCTCGGCTCGGACCGCCGGCTGATGCGCGCGTTCACCCTCGACTCCTACGCCGCCAACAAGGGCTGGGGTCTGCGCAGCGGCGGCCAGGCCCAGACGGGCGTCGCGGCGAACAGCACGCTGCCCGCAGCACCCGGCGACGACGGCACGGGCACATCCCGGCAGATCCAGATCCAGCCCACCAGCTGGGTCGACAACTGGCTGCCGATCTACGGCGCGCCGAGAGCGTTGCGCGGGGTTCCGCCGCAGTGGCTGTACGACCGGATCAGCGGCGCCGTCTTCACCACGAAGAGCGAGCCCGCGCCGACGTACGTGGAGACTGCGTCCCTGAAGCAGCCGACAGCGGACGAATTGCGCGAGGCGGCACCGAAGTCCGACGAAGTGCCCGCGTTCTACAGCGAGATCAGAGGCGTCGACAAGCGCGTGATCTCCAAGACCGACCAGCTCATCGCAGGTAAGACGAACAACTTTGACCGGGCGACGGCGCTGTGGCAGTTCTTCAGCCCGCAGAACGGCTTCGTCTACGACACGAAGACAGCGGACGCGACCGACTCCGACGCTCTCGCGGACTTCATCCTCAACGGCAAGCGCGGCTACTGCGAGCAGTACGCGTCCGCGATGGCCGTGATGCTGCGCGTCGCACACATACCCGCGCGGGTTGCCATCGGCTTCACGCCGGGCGTGCAGAAGGGCGACTACCAGTCGATCGGTTCGCAGGACGCGCACGCGTGGGTCGAGGCGTACTTCGGCGACCAGGGCTGGGTCACCTTCGACCCGACGCCGCTCGCCGACGGGCGTGGCATCGTTCCGCCGTACCTGCAGCAGAACAACCAGGGTCAGCAACAGCCCAACGCCACGGACGATCTGCCGACCACGTCGCGCAGCGCCGGTCCGTCCAGCGGGGCCTCGCCGGACCAGAGGCAGAACCAGGCCGCTCCGGCATCCCCGGTGAACAACGGTTCGCCGGACGGCTGGCTCGCCTGGCTGGCACTGGCGCTGGCCGTCATCGGCGGAGCCGCAGTCGTGACGTCGTACCTGCTGCGGCGCCGTCCGGAACCCGCCGGCGGCACGGTGTCCGGGCTGCCACCGCCGCCGGGCGATCTGCTGGCGGCAGCGCCTGCTCCGCCGCGGGTGGCGGTGCTGTGGCTGCCGCCGGCCGCCGGGGTGCTGTTCGTGGCCGCGATCGGGTTCCTGGCCGGCCTCGTCGCCTGGTGGTTCGCGCTGCTGGTGGTGCTGGTGCTCGGCGCCGTGGGCGGCCCGGCTGCGATGCGGGACCTGTTCCGCCGCCGCCGTCTGCAGACGATCGCCACCCACGCGCCCGATTCCGCCGACGCCGCCTGGCGCGAACTGAAGGCCGAATGCGCCGACCGCGGCATGCCGATCCCCGGCAGCGACACGGTGCGTGTGGCCGGAGGCAAGATCGCCGACCGCAACCACCTCGACGACGAGGGCCGCGAAGACCTGCGCGTGGTGCTCGGCGCGGTCGAACGCAGCTGGTACAGCAATACGTCCGAACCTGAACCGACTCTGGCCCCGGCCTTCGAACGGCTACGCGCCGGCCTGCGCCGCACTGCCCCGCTTTCGCTGCGCGGACGGCTCTTCCCCCGCTCGGTCCTGCGCCGGGACCGCTGA
- a CDS encoding DUF58 domain-containing protein, translating to MFRALSGLTTRGRCLLAAGIAAAVCSLVLNERDLLRVAIFVVALPLLVAAYIAATRLRLGAARALRPERVAVGSPGEVHLELWRSGRLPGGEVLLEDGVPYALGTRPRFVVERLPHDRRVLLRYPLEPSLRGIQQVGPLRATITDPFGLCEFDRELIGHSRLVVVPRVVSLWGLPGGSGIGAGDDGSVRLHSGQGEPDVIVRHYRTGDDMRKVHWRSTARRDEIMVRVEERPWRGGTTVLLDHRAAAHHGSGPAASLEWAVSFAASVSLHLRRAGHRVRLVTEHGRSLTDLPGEGGEGYDNVVLDALAALTTAHQRDVTLGHDPADGQELIAILGTVSAASVHELTRYRPRGIRSLAVLLDTPGWASATPTDHLSAATEDSARLLRAAGWGVVIAGPQTPMAQVWEQLCHAGIDRSAMIGGTS from the coding sequence ATGTTCCGCGCGCTGTCCGGCCTGACCACCCGGGGCCGTTGCCTGCTCGCCGCCGGGATCGCGGCCGCGGTGTGCTCACTGGTGCTCAACGAGCGCGATCTGCTGCGCGTGGCGATCTTCGTGGTCGCGCTGCCGTTGCTGGTCGCCGCCTACATCGCCGCCACCCGGCTGCGGCTGGGCGCGGCGCGGGCGCTACGGCCCGAGCGGGTCGCGGTCGGCTCGCCCGGCGAGGTGCACCTGGAGCTGTGGCGCAGCGGGCGGCTGCCGGGCGGTGAAGTGCTGCTGGAGGACGGCGTGCCCTACGCGCTGGGCACGCGGCCGCGGTTCGTCGTCGAACGGCTGCCGCACGACCGGCGGGTGCTGCTGCGCTACCCGCTCGAACCGAGCCTGCGCGGGATCCAGCAGGTCGGCCCGTTGCGGGCGACGATCACCGATCCGTTCGGGCTGTGCGAGTTCGACCGGGAGCTGATCGGGCATTCGCGGCTGGTGGTGGTCCCGAGGGTGGTGTCACTGTGGGGCCTGCCCGGCGGCTCGGGCATCGGCGCGGGCGACGACGGCAGCGTGCGGCTGCACTCCGGGCAGGGCGAGCCGGACGTCATCGTGCGGCACTACCGCACCGGCGACGACATGCGGAAGGTGCACTGGCGCTCCACCGCCCGGCGCGACGAGATCATGGTCCGCGTCGAGGAACGCCCGTGGCGTGGCGGCACGACGGTGCTGCTGGACCACCGCGCCGCGGCCCACCACGGCAGCGGCCCGGCGGCGAGCCTGGAGTGGGCGGTGTCGTTCGCGGCGTCGGTGTCGTTGCACCTGCGCCGCGCCGGCCATCGCGTCCGCCTGGTGACCGAACACGGCCGCTCGCTCACCGACCTCCCCGGCGAGGGCGGAGAAGGCTACGACAACGTCGTGCTCGACGCCCTGGCCGCGCTGACCACCGCCCACCAGCGCGACGTCACCCTCGGCCACGACCCCGCGGATGGGCAGGAGCTGATCGCGATACTCGGCACGGTGAGCGCGGCGTCCGTGCACGAGCTGACCAGGTATCGCCCGCGCGGAATCCGCAGCCTCGCCGTCCTGCTGGACACGCCGGGCTGGGCGAGCGCCACGCCCACGGACCACCTGTCCGCCGCGACCGAGGACTCCGCCCGCCTGCTGCGCGCCGCCGGCTGGGGCGTCGTGATCGCCGGCCCGCAGACCCCGATGGCCCAGGTGTGGGAGCAGCTCTGCCACGCCGGCATCGACCGCTCGGCGATGATCGGCGGCACGTCATGA
- a CDS encoding AAA family ATPase has protein sequence MDPAGAATDGLAQLPAAGLDELHETARRIAANVERVLVGKPEVIRIALVTLLAEGHLLVEDVPGVGKTSLAKALARSIDCTVSRVQFTPDLMPSDVTGVSIYNRQTGEFEFRPGPVFANIVVGDEINRASPKTQSALLECLEEHQVTVDTSTYRLDAPFMVIATQNPIEMEGTYALPEAQRDRFTTRVSIGYPDQEAELAMVDEHAGHDPLADLTPVSDGATVRRLIEKVRTVHIAPEVRRYAVDLAAATRQLPEIRLGASPRATLHLVRAARAQAALSGRDYVVPDDLHTVAVPVLAHRLVLTTEAHAARRSATDVVQAVLHRVPVPQGSAR, from the coding sequence GTGGACCCGGCGGGGGCCGCCACGGACGGGCTGGCGCAGCTCCCGGCGGCCGGTCTCGACGAGCTGCACGAGACGGCCCGGCGGATCGCCGCGAACGTGGAGCGGGTGCTGGTCGGCAAGCCCGAGGTGATCCGGATCGCGCTGGTGACCCTGCTGGCCGAGGGGCACCTGCTGGTGGAGGACGTCCCGGGGGTCGGCAAGACCTCGCTGGCCAAGGCACTCGCCCGCTCGATCGACTGCACGGTCAGCCGGGTGCAGTTCACCCCGGACCTGATGCCCAGCGACGTCACCGGGGTGTCCATCTACAACCGGCAGACCGGGGAGTTCGAGTTCCGGCCCGGCCCGGTGTTCGCGAACATCGTGGTCGGCGACGAGATCAACCGCGCCTCCCCGAAAACCCAGTCCGCGCTGCTGGAATGCCTGGAGGAACACCAGGTCACCGTGGACACCAGCACCTACCGGCTGGACGCGCCGTTCATGGTGATCGCCACCCAGAACCCGATCGAGATGGAAGGCACCTACGCGCTGCCCGAGGCGCAGCGCGACCGGTTCACCACGCGGGTGTCCATCGGCTATCCCGACCAGGAGGCCGAGCTGGCCATGGTCGACGAGCACGCCGGGCACGACCCGCTCGCGGACCTGACCCCGGTCTCCGACGGCGCGACCGTGCGGCGGCTGATCGAGAAGGTCCGCACGGTGCACATCGCGCCCGAGGTCCGGCGATACGCGGTGGACCTGGCCGCCGCGACCCGGCAGCTGCCGGAGATCCGGCTCGGCGCCTCACCGCGGGCCACCCTGCACCTGGTGCGCGCCGCGCGGGCGCAGGCCGCGCTGTCCGGGCGCGACTACGTGGTACCCGACGATCTGCACACCGTCGCGGTGCCGGTACTGGCCCACCGGCTGGTGCTGACCACCGAGGCGCACGCCGCGCGGCGTTCGGCGACCGACGTGGTGCAGGCCGTGCTGCACCGCGTGCCCGTTCCCCAGGGCTCGGCCCGCTGA
- a CDS encoding DUF3558 family protein, whose protein sequence is MADPVGARPVRWGPVAGVTASLFLLAACGRAPAAPRASSAPPPPSPSPSSTASLAALDPCALLSPEDRSTSGITALGKAKTIGEARACDWTVPSTYGVTITLDEANGLANLDVSTGKRTAKTVGTHRAMQVTGRNGTCAVLLSVSGSSSVQVDVSNANFADVPLACTRAGAVAGLVEHKLP, encoded by the coding sequence GTGGCTGATCCCGTGGGCGCGCGCCCGGTCCGGTGGGGGCCGGTGGCCGGGGTGACGGCGTCGTTGTTCCTCCTCGCCGCGTGCGGCCGGGCGCCTGCCGCGCCACGGGCGAGTTCCGCACCCCCTCCGCCGTCGCCCTCGCCGTCCTCGACGGCGTCGCTGGCCGCGCTGGATCCGTGTGCGCTGCTGTCCCCGGAAGACCGGTCCACGTCCGGGATCACCGCGCTCGGCAAGGCGAAGACGATCGGCGAGGCCCGCGCGTGCGACTGGACGGTGCCCTCGACCTACGGCGTGACCATCACCCTCGACGAGGCCAACGGCCTGGCCAACCTCGACGTGTCCACCGGCAAACGGACCGCGAAAACGGTCGGCACGCACCGGGCGATGCAGGTCACCGGCCGCAACGGGACCTGCGCGGTGCTGCTGTCGGTGAGCGGATCGAGCAGCGTGCAGGTGGACGTGAGCAACGCGAACTTCGCCGACGTCCCGCTCGCCTGTACCCGGGCGGGGGCCGTGGCCGGACTGGTCGAACACAAGCTGCCCTGA